The Candidatus Poribacteria bacterium region ACCCAAGAGGAAGTAGGTTCCCGTTGGGGATCGCGGCAGAAGCACGCATCGGGCACGTACACCTCACCGTGTCCGACCTGGATCGGTCGTTGGCGTTCTACCACGGCTTGCTGGGGTTTGACGTCACGCAGCGCTACGGCGACTCGGCGGCCTTTCTCTCGGCAGGCGGGTATCACCACCACGTCGGGCTCAACACCTGGGCTGGGGAGGGCGCGCCCGCGCCGCCGAGCGGAACGACAGGACTCTATCACCTCGCCATCCTGTATCCATCGCGGCGGGACCTGGCGAACGCGCTGTCGGTCCTGGTGAACGCCAAGCACCCGCTCACAGGAGCGTCGGACCACGGCGTTTCAGAGGCGATCTACCTGCGCGATCCCGACGGCAACGGCGTTGAGCTCTACGTCGATCGACCCGCCGAGGAGTGGCC contains the following coding sequences:
- a CDS encoding glyoxalase, which gives rise to MGIAAEARIGHVHLTVSDLDRSLAFYHGLLGFDVTQRYGDSAAFLSAGGYHHHVGLNTWAGEGAPAPPSGTTGLYHLAILYPSRRDLANALSVLVNAKHPLTGASDHGVSEAIYLRDPDGNGVELYVDRPAEEWPRNGEGRLGMFTRPLDLERLLREADDAKPPTNEDLHGPGS